A genomic window from Natronorubrum aibiense includes:
- a CDS encoding dihydrolipoyl dehydrogenase family protein, whose product MADFDVLVIGGGTANNVAAAAADNGLETALVEPGPLGGTCLNRGCNPSKMLIQAANAVNHVRDANRFHVDATLAGIDWETVVDEMDDVLGSIAADMKERYRNTDGLTLFEERTAFVDERTVELEGREVTAEKIVVATGSRPAVPPIDGLESVDYLTSTDALYLTDLPESLVILGGGYIAVELGYVFDSMGTDVTIVEKNETLVSREDDDVATALTELASERYDVHTGYRVTGVEAVDGGHHVHAKTEAGETLSVSGEEILVALGRRPNTDALNLEAAGIEIDDRGFIETNEYLETTAENVWAQGDVAGNAMFKHAGDYETRHVIDSVVHANRRKLDLTAMPHTIFTEPQIAGVGATEAELEKNGREYVVGRADYADSAMGRAKKLEDGFVKVLATPDGELLGCHVIGYEASMLIHEAVVAMRTGATIDEVADTIHAHPTLGKVIEAAFRDVSK is encoded by the coding sequence ATGGCCGATTTTGATGTTCTCGTCATCGGTGGTGGGACAGCCAACAACGTCGCCGCGGCGGCGGCAGATAACGGACTCGAGACGGCGCTCGTCGAACCCGGCCCGCTCGGCGGAACGTGTCTCAACCGCGGCTGCAACCCATCGAAGATGCTCATTCAGGCAGCAAATGCGGTCAACCACGTCCGGGACGCCAACCGGTTCCACGTCGATGCGACCCTTGCGGGGATCGACTGGGAAACCGTCGTTGACGAGATGGACGACGTACTCGGGAGCATCGCTGCGGATATGAAAGAACGCTACCGGAATACGGACGGTCTCACGCTGTTCGAAGAGCGGACCGCGTTCGTCGACGAACGGACGGTCGAACTCGAGGGTCGAGAGGTAACCGCCGAGAAGATCGTCGTCGCAACCGGCAGCCGACCCGCCGTGCCGCCGATCGATGGTCTCGAGAGCGTCGACTACCTGACGAGCACGGACGCGCTGTACCTGACCGACCTCCCGGAGAGTCTGGTCATCCTCGGTGGCGGGTACATCGCCGTCGAACTCGGCTACGTCTTCGACTCGATGGGAACGGACGTCACCATCGTCGAGAAGAACGAGACGCTCGTCTCGCGCGAGGACGACGACGTCGCCACGGCCCTGACCGAACTCGCAAGCGAGCGATACGACGTCCACACTGGCTATCGCGTGACGGGCGTCGAAGCAGTCGATGGCGGCCATCACGTCCACGCCAAAACCGAAGCAGGCGAGACGTTGTCAGTCAGCGGCGAGGAGATCCTCGTCGCACTGGGCCGCCGCCCGAACACCGACGCGCTGAACCTCGAGGCCGCCGGCATCGAGATAGACGACCGCGGGTTCATCGAGACGAACGAGTACTTAGAGACCACCGCCGAAAACGTCTGGGCACAGGGCGACGTGGCCGGGAACGCGATGTTCAAACACGCGGGCGACTACGAGACGCGCCACGTGATCGACAGTGTCGTTCACGCTAACCGTCGGAAACTCGATCTCACCGCGATGCCACACACCATCTTCACCGAGCCTCAGATCGCTGGAGTCGGGGCAACCGAAGCGGAACTCGAAAAAAACGGCCGCGAGTACGTCGTCGGCCGGGCCGACTACGCCGACTCGGCGATGGGGCGGGCGAAGAAACTCGAGGACGGCTTTGTGAAGGTGCTCGCGACACCCGATGGAGAGCTCCTAGGCTGTCACGTCATCGGATACGAAGCGTCGATGCTGATCCACGAGGCGGTCGTCGCGATGCGGACGGGGGCCACCATCGACGAAGTGGCGGATACGATCCACGCCCACCCGACGCTCGGGAAAGTCATCGAGGCAGCGTTCCGTGACGTTTCGAAGTGA
- a CDS encoding CoA-binding protein has translation MPIETDAEVRTVLEQNTVAVVGCSSTPGKAAHEIPKYLDAQGYEVIPVNPNADELLGRPAYDSLSDVEEDIDIVDVFRPSDEVAGIVDAALERDDVEVIWLQLGIHDDEAVARAEAAGLTVVEDRCMKPEHQRLVASAYHSNN, from the coding sequence ATGCCTATCGAGACAGACGCCGAAGTCCGAACCGTCCTCGAGCAGAACACGGTCGCCGTCGTCGGCTGCTCGTCGACACCCGGGAAAGCCGCCCACGAAATCCCGAAATATCTCGACGCACAGGGCTACGAAGTCATCCCGGTCAACCCGAATGCGGACGAGCTACTGGGACGGCCAGCCTACGATTCGCTCTCGGACGTCGAGGAGGACATCGACATCGTCGACGTGTTTCGCCCAAGCGACGAAGTCGCCGGCATCGTCGACGCAGCCCTCGAGCGAGACGACGTCGAGGTCATCTGGCTCCAACTCGGTATTCACGACGACGAGGCGGTCGCTCGAGCAGAAGCGGCCGGTCTGACGGTCGTCGAAGATCGGTGTATGAAACCCGAACACCAGCGACTGGTCGCGTCTGCCTATCATAGTAACAACTGA
- a CDS encoding universal stress protein, with amino-acid sequence MSRSHNASDGDLLGHVLVPVANEDDAIETAMALEPYNPSHVTALHVVEKGEGVPDKTPVVQSEELAAESYAAVRRVFPDANEHTAYARDVVGAILEAADEVDASAIAYRSRGGNRLLQFLSGDRSLKLVTKADRPVIALPRVESDADAE; translated from the coding sequence ATGAGTCGTTCCCACAACGCTTCCGACGGAGACCTTCTCGGTCACGTTCTCGTCCCGGTCGCAAACGAAGACGACGCTATCGAGACAGCAATGGCGCTCGAGCCGTACAACCCCAGCCACGTAACGGCACTTCACGTCGTCGAAAAGGGCGAAGGTGTGCCTGATAAGACACCCGTCGTGCAGTCCGAAGAGTTGGCTGCGGAGTCGTACGCCGCCGTCCGCAGGGTGTTTCCCGATGCGAACGAGCACACCGCCTACGCTCGAGATGTCGTCGGAGCGATCCTCGAAGCGGCCGATGAGGTAGATGCGAGCGCCATCGCATACCGCTCCCGCGGTGGAAACCGACTGCTGCAGTTTCTGTCGGGTGACCGCTCGCTCAAACTCGTTACCAAAGCCGATCGGCCGGTTATCGCACTGCCACGGGTAGAATCGGACGCGGACGCCGAGTGA
- a CDS encoding amino acid permease, translated as MSHGESDEELAKDLGLISAMTIGIGTMIGAGIFVLPGVAANAAGPIVVVSFVVGGLIAMVNALSVSELGTAMPKAGGGYYYINKSLGPMFGSIAGMGDWMGLAFASAFYCIGFGQYLAVFVPLPDIAFLSSIQIGALIAGGIFVGVNYIGAKETGRVQTIIVFTLLAILTAFALAGFLSFDYETLADEGGLAPFGMGAILPATALVFVSFLGYAKIATVAEELKNPGRNLPIAIIGSVGIVTVIYAILVTTMLGVISWPELSQDAPVAQAAEVAFPSSLGPLGGIAAAAAALMTIGALLATASSANASILASARINFAMGRDKIVTNWLNEIHPNFSTPYRSILVTGVLIIAFITFLGRDIEVLAKAASVLHLIVYALMNVGLIVFREADVPEYDPDFEVPFYPITPILGAALSLGLVAFMDGVEIALSAAFVLAAVLWYFLYARDKTIQQGILSDYIRDREEEMPNRVVEAADAVAPSGTDGPTIMVALANPRTEKALITLASILAKHEGGRVLATHIVTVPDQTSLAAAAETSDQLDSVSETLLETAKEDAAAFDVPIETKTILSHRGLEEVSDAAKSNGADMVVMGYGGTRFAGRAERTIDELTHDVPCDFLVLDAAEFDPADVVVPTAGGESSDLSAEIARALHETIGTEVSLLHVVDEGEKEAGQQFLREWADSHQLSEAALHVQTGDVETAIERFSADHDLVIIGATERGLLSRIVRGSLVFETIEELETPVLLAERPSSRSLRDRIFGRR; from the coding sequence ATGAGCCACGGCGAAAGTGACGAGGAACTCGCGAAGGACCTCGGCCTGATCTCAGCAATGACGATCGGTATCGGGACGATGATCGGAGCCGGGATTTTCGTCCTCCCCGGCGTCGCTGCCAACGCGGCCGGGCCGATCGTGGTCGTATCGTTCGTCGTCGGCGGGTTGATCGCGATGGTAAACGCACTGTCGGTCTCCGAACTCGGGACGGCAATGCCGAAAGCCGGCGGCGGGTACTATTATATCAACAAATCGCTCGGGCCGATGTTTGGCTCGATCGCCGGGATGGGTGACTGGATGGGACTCGCGTTCGCCTCTGCGTTCTACTGTATCGGATTTGGTCAGTACCTTGCGGTTTTCGTTCCGCTACCGGACATTGCGTTTCTCAGTTCGATTCAGATTGGGGCGCTCATCGCCGGTGGGATTTTCGTCGGTGTCAACTACATCGGCGCGAAAGAGACCGGCCGTGTCCAGACGATCATCGTGTTCACTCTGCTCGCAATCCTTACCGCATTCGCACTCGCCGGCTTTCTGTCGTTCGATTACGAAACGCTGGCTGACGAGGGCGGCCTCGCGCCGTTCGGAATGGGTGCCATTTTACCGGCGACAGCGCTCGTGTTCGTCTCGTTTCTCGGCTACGCCAAGATCGCAACCGTTGCCGAGGAGTTAAAGAACCCGGGCCGGAATCTCCCTATCGCCATCATCGGGAGCGTCGGGATCGTGACCGTCATCTACGCGATCCTCGTGACGACCATGCTCGGCGTGATCTCGTGGCCCGAACTCAGTCAGGACGCGCCGGTTGCACAGGCAGCTGAGGTCGCGTTCCCGTCCTCTCTCGGGCCGCTTGGTGGCATCGCTGCCGCTGCGGCGGCGCTGATGACCATCGGTGCACTGCTGGCGACGGCGTCCTCGGCGAACGCGTCCATTCTCGCCTCCGCACGCATCAACTTCGCGATGGGCCGCGACAAGATCGTCACCAACTGGCTCAACGAGATTCATCCGAACTTTTCGACACCGTACCGATCGATTCTCGTAACCGGCGTGCTCATCATCGCATTCATCACGTTCCTGGGACGGGATATCGAGGTGCTCGCAAAAGCGGCCAGCGTTCTCCACCTCATCGTATATGCGTTGATGAACGTCGGACTCATCGTGTTTCGTGAGGCGGACGTCCCGGAGTACGATCCCGACTTTGAGGTGCCGTTCTATCCAATCACGCCAATTCTCGGTGCAGCCCTCTCGCTGGGACTCGTCGCGTTCATGGATGGGGTCGAGATCGCGCTGTCCGCAGCGTTCGTCCTCGCCGCCGTGCTCTGGTACTTCCTTTACGCTCGTGATAAAACCATCCAGCAAGGCATTCTCTCGGACTACATCCGAGATCGCGAAGAGGAGATGCCTAATCGGGTCGTCGAAGCTGCCGACGCAGTCGCACCGAGTGGGACGGACGGCCCGACGATCATGGTCGCCTTGGCTAACCCTCGAACTGAGAAGGCGCTTATCACACTCGCCAGTATCCTTGCCAAACACGAAGGTGGTCGAGTACTCGCGACTCACATCGTTACCGTCCCCGACCAGACGTCACTCGCTGCTGCTGCCGAGACCAGCGACCAACTCGACTCCGTCTCGGAGACGCTTCTCGAAACCGCCAAAGAGGACGCCGCGGCGTTCGACGTCCCGATCGAAACGAAGACCATTCTCTCTCACCGTGGCCTCGAGGAAGTGTCCGACGCGGCGAAATCGAACGGCGCCGACATGGTCGTCATGGGCTACGGTGGCACGCGGTTTGCGGGCCGTGCCGAACGGACGATCGACGAACTGACTCACGACGTGCCGTGTGACTTCCTCGTGCTGGACGCAGCGGAGTTCGACCCGGCCGACGTCGTCGTCCCCACAGCTGGCGGGGAGTCGTCCGACCTTTCCGCGGAGATCGCCCGTGCACTCCACGAAACGATCGGCACGGAGGTGTCGTTGTTACACGTCGTCGACGAGGGCGAGAAAGAAGCAGGCCAGCAGTTCCTGCGCGAGTGGGCCGACAGCCATCAGCTGTCGGAGGCTGCGTTACACGTCCAGACGGGCGATGTCGAGACCGCGATCGAACGCTTCAGTGCTGATCACGATCTCGTCATCATCGGTGCGACCGAACGCGGACTCCTGTCGCGTATCGTTCGGGGCTCGCTCGTGTTCGAGACGATCGAGGAACTCGAGACACCCGTGCTGTTGGCCGAACGGCCGTCGTCTCGGTCGCTCCGCGATCGAATCTTCGGCCGTCGCTGA
- a CDS encoding Lrp/AsnC family transcriptional regulator, giving the protein MDYRLDEIDRRIIYELMRDARNTSAPTIAEEVNVSPGTIRNRISQLEEHDIIRNYTAEIDFERADGHLTNLYVCNAPVSERNALAQEARAVPGVINVRQLMTGRRNLHIMAVGEDTEQLRRITRALSRLGIEIEDETLVESETHSPYTSFGPEEEISTNTTTDFISLAGDANVVDMTVEADAPIVGHTLEEAVQNDILDDDSLVIAIEREDRVLTPHGTTAIQPDDIVTVLSRSGDTDQVLEAFIADEAAP; this is encoded by the coding sequence ATGGACTATCGGCTCGATGAAATCGATCGACGCATCATCTACGAGTTGATGCGTGACGCCCGCAACACGTCCGCTCCGACGATCGCTGAAGAGGTCAACGTCTCGCCGGGAACGATACGAAACCGAATTAGCCAACTCGAGGAGCACGACATCATCCGTAATTATACCGCTGAGATCGACTTCGAACGAGCCGATGGTCATTTGACGAACCTATACGTCTGTAACGCGCCGGTTTCCGAACGCAACGCACTCGCACAGGAGGCACGTGCCGTCCCTGGCGTCATCAACGTCCGACAACTGATGACCGGGCGCCGAAATCTCCACATTATGGCCGTTGGAGAAGACACGGAACAGCTGCGACGGATCACTCGAGCGCTCTCTCGGTTGGGGATCGAAATCGAAGACGAGACGCTCGTAGAATCCGAAACCCACAGCCCCTATACGTCGTTTGGCCCCGAGGAGGAGATTTCGACGAACACGACGACGGATTTCATCAGCCTTGCCGGCGATGCGAACGTCGTCGACATGACCGTCGAGGCCGATGCGCCGATCGTCGGCCACACACTCGAGGAAGCAGTGCAAAACGACATCCTCGACGACGACTCGCTGGTGATCGCCATCGAACGCGAAGACCGTGTACTGACACCCCACGGAACGACCGCAATCCAGCCGGACGACATCGTGACGGTCCTGTCTCGCAGCGGAGACACTGACCAAGTACTTGAGGCGTTCATCGCTGATGAAGCGGCACCGTAG
- a CDS encoding PGF-CTERM sorting domain-containing protein, with amino-acid sequence MNRQVFSKRSLRSIATVMMAVVLITSSFAGTALADVDEADPADEVFVDENGDAVLVYDEDSDTDTGASGEVGLDVSESVVYALITDDMEDDVSAALSMEVDGDSVDSSGSFAAKRPTDLSELSMDVLAEQNQETSTFDADLEMEMDAAGPGAGFTQVSASGTTVSSADEFSTDGEFSATMMGGMQSPDNGLDLELTEADGSYTLDVHNQDQLNQYQTDNWRTEADATQTLEAQFSDVAAELGGDVTVSIDAHEFQENADGTADLDVEYTVEFENVKDGLESAVADGLASESDLDLDQDEAEQLAADLLDAEIETFDVSYLVSENTVEGAWEIAFTNLDSTTFALFDLAESAGEMDDVDLESDEYVDMYEAQAEADLVQTSQWKLSFSQDETQTQTFSMDVSSDAENWEAYTQELDERDIDLAEFSMTATAETVDDEIEMEMTLEMTQEALLENAISAAIDSLEDDPTADDEALEFMTAFDDADLELAKFDLNMDDGTVEMETGAKFDDITAFEDHLEDAFYGHSVTHVYANDEAGYVYVTELVDGDATEDDVRTLEVVDDDTTVHMPGEWDDEHPRLDMDTVTEYLELNADDDEAAEDTDESDDGSPGFGVAVALVALLSTALLFRRN; translated from the coding sequence ATGAACAGGCAGGTCTTTTCGAAACGGTCCCTGCGGAGTATCGCGACGGTCATGATGGCTGTCGTACTGATCACGTCTTCGTTTGCCGGCACCGCACTGGCGGATGTCGACGAGGCTGACCCGGCTGACGAGGTGTTCGTCGACGAAAACGGCGACGCCGTCCTCGTCTACGATGAAGACTCGGACACCGACACCGGTGCCTCCGGCGAAGTCGGACTCGACGTCTCCGAATCCGTCGTGTACGCGCTTATCACGGACGACATGGAAGACGACGTCTCCGCTGCCCTCTCGATGGAAGTCGACGGCGACAGCGTCGACTCCTCGGGCTCGTTCGCGGCTAAGCGGCCGACCGATCTCTCCGAGCTGTCGATGGACGTGCTGGCCGAACAGAACCAGGAGACGAGCACGTTCGACGCCGACCTCGAGATGGAGATGGATGCCGCCGGCCCCGGTGCCGGATTCACACAGGTGTCTGCCTCCGGAACGACGGTCTCGAGCGCTGACGAGTTCAGCACGGACGGCGAGTTCAGCGCCACCATGATGGGCGGTATGCAGAGCCCGGACAACGGACTTGACCTCGAACTTACCGAAGCAGACGGCAGCTACACGCTCGACGTGCACAACCAAGACCAACTGAACCAGTACCAGACCGACAACTGGCGAACCGAAGCCGACGCCACGCAGACCCTCGAGGCACAGTTCAGCGATGTCGCAGCCGAACTTGGCGGCGACGTGACGGTCTCGATCGACGCTCACGAGTTCCAGGAGAACGCCGACGGTACCGCCGACCTCGATGTCGAGTACACCGTCGAGTTCGAGAACGTCAAAGACGGACTCGAGTCGGCAGTTGCGGACGGACTCGCTTCCGAGTCCGACCTCGACCTCGACCAGGACGAGGCCGAACAGCTCGCAGCTGATCTTCTCGACGCCGAAATCGAGACGTTCGACGTCTCCTATCTCGTGAGCGAGAACACGGTCGAGGGTGCGTGGGAGATCGCGTTCACGAACCTCGATTCGACCACGTTCGCCCTCTTCGACCTTGCCGAATCGGCCGGTGAGATGGACGACGTCGACCTCGAGTCCGACGAATACGTCGACATGTACGAGGCTCAGGCGGAAGCCGACCTCGTTCAGACGTCCCAGTGGAAACTCTCGTTCTCCCAGGATGAGACCCAGACACAGACGTTCTCGATGGATGTCTCCTCCGACGCAGAAAACTGGGAGGCGTACACTCAGGAACTCGACGAGCGCGACATCGACCTCGCCGAGTTCTCGATGACTGCTACCGCCGAAACTGTCGACGACGAAATCGAGATGGAGATGACCCTCGAGATGACCCAGGAAGCGCTCCTCGAGAACGCGATCTCCGCTGCGATCGACAGCCTAGAAGACGATCCGACCGCTGACGACGAGGCCCTCGAGTTCATGACGGCGTTCGACGACGCAGACCTCGAGCTCGCCAAGTTCGACCTGAATATGGACGACGGCACGGTCGAGATGGAAACGGGTGCGAAGTTCGACGACATCACCGCCTTCGAAGATCATCTCGAAGACGCGTTCTACGGGCACTCGGTCACCCACGTCTACGCTAACGACGAAGCCGGCTACGTCTACGTGACGGAACTAGTCGACGGCGATGCCACCGAAGACGACGTCCGCACGCTCGAGGTCGTCGACGACGACACGACCGTTCACATGCCCGGTGAGTGGGACGACGAACACCCACGGCTCGACATGGACACGGTCACCGAGTATCTCGAACTGAACGCCGACGACGACGAGGCTGCCGAGGATACGGACGAGAGCGACGATGGCTCGCCCGGCTTCGGTGTCGCAGTCGCACTCGTTGCACTTCTTTCGACGGCGCTGTTGTTCCGTCGTAACTGA
- a CDS encoding MMPL family transporter, with protein MSEDDSRDRSTSGVSLVDAITTHSRVVITVMLVLTAVFGIGATAVEYDTSLEQFESQTAERAALEYANEHFDARDGSNTATTVVIVSGENVLTKESLLDSLALQRQLADNETVNGSLAEETPITGVENVVATSVIREEQADALRSRGADLEDRAERLNATAAALQSDLETVRDVQAEYERLNTSSGAGEIDGETYRTRSAELDAELDAVHDNATPSLDADQTRSFTRAMGSVRAVQAEISATDRARANGTLSQSEYDRRVNRLENDLEAAYTDGTVGVLNEEYDRLWHQREELEAERDALESTEQPPLGDQIDALESLNDSAYGRHLESMLEAETGPASEIVRPMLPSSYEPDSTQATERLLRIQQTHATDTNESTGAPDDDLVERQRAIQQVVDDHDNDVTDEHTVFGLGLATDEVDRAIGDSLRFVGPLALGVVLVSLTVAYRDPLEVVLGSVGLLIVLVWTFGFMGWTGITFNQLFVAIPVLLIGLSIDYAIHVVMRHREYRTDGIAPTPSSTDQDSARGAMAAALAGVGVALMWVTATTAIGFLSNVVSPIAPLRAFGLVSTFGIVAALFVFGGLIPAITIELKTFLERRGVDRHKPALGTRNGVLREMLSVGASAARTAPVVVLVVAVALTAGSLYAAGTVDTSFEQSDLLAEEPEWLDQAPTTHAEYRANDGFTKLDERFETRNSQAQIVVTGNVTDGDTLERIDAARTAAATTESADAPRTAGTADRDPLTVMESVAEEDESFNASYHLADRTGDGIPDQNVAGLYDQLFEVDPDAASDVIARTDDGEYESVRLLISVRDDTPGEQTTAEMRAVAETIDDGETDQRWNATATGPPIVTHVVEATLLDAIYESLAITLVAVGGCLVVAYALTGTGATLGVVTLIPVVLALCWIVGTMALLEIPFNVLTGTVASLTIGLGVAYNIHVSSRYVLECRRQDTVDDALRTTMTGTGGALFGSVATTALGFSTLALAFLPAVRQFGIITALTIVYAFLASVLVLPTLLVGWTQYFQ; from the coding sequence ATGAGCGAAGACGACAGCCGAGATCGGTCGACCAGTGGAGTGTCCCTCGTGGACGCGATCACGACACACTCGAGGGTCGTCATCACGGTCATGCTCGTGCTGACGGCCGTCTTCGGCATCGGGGCCACAGCCGTCGAGTACGACACCTCCCTCGAGCAGTTCGAGAGTCAAACGGCAGAGCGAGCAGCACTCGAGTACGCCAACGAACACTTCGACGCTCGAGACGGTTCGAATACGGCGACCACCGTCGTGATCGTCAGCGGGGAGAACGTCCTCACGAAGGAGTCACTCCTCGACTCGCTGGCGCTCCAACGCCAACTCGCCGACAACGAAACGGTCAACGGGAGTCTCGCCGAGGAAACACCGATCACCGGGGTCGAAAACGTCGTCGCGACGAGCGTGATCCGCGAAGAACAGGCCGATGCGCTCAGATCGCGCGGTGCCGACCTCGAGGATCGTGCGGAGCGACTCAATGCAACGGCTGCGGCGCTCCAGAGCGATCTCGAGACTGTCCGCGACGTCCAGGCGGAGTACGAGCGTCTCAACACCTCCTCCGGAGCCGGCGAGATCGACGGCGAGACGTACCGAACGCGATCGGCCGAGCTCGACGCCGAACTGGACGCGGTCCACGACAACGCGACGCCGTCGCTCGATGCCGACCAGACACGGTCGTTCACCCGGGCTATGGGGAGCGTTCGAGCCGTGCAAGCCGAGATCAGCGCCACCGATCGAGCGCGAGCGAACGGGACCCTAAGTCAGTCCGAATACGATCGGCGAGTGAATCGCCTCGAGAACGATCTCGAGGCCGCCTACACCGACGGCACGGTCGGCGTGCTCAACGAGGAGTACGATCGGCTCTGGCACCAGCGCGAGGAACTGGAGGCCGAGCGCGACGCACTCGAGTCGACGGAGCAGCCACCCCTTGGCGACCAGATCGACGCTCTCGAATCGCTCAACGACTCCGCCTACGGCCGTCACCTCGAGTCGATGCTCGAGGCGGAGACCGGACCAGCCAGTGAGATCGTCCGACCCATGCTCCCGTCGTCGTACGAGCCGGATTCGACGCAGGCAACGGAGCGACTGCTTCGCATCCAACAAACACACGCCACCGACACGAACGAGTCGACAGGAGCGCCCGACGACGATCTTGTCGAACGCCAGCGCGCGATCCAGCAGGTGGTCGACGATCACGACAACGACGTCACCGACGAACACACCGTGTTCGGGCTCGGGCTCGCGACCGACGAGGTCGATCGTGCGATCGGCGACAGCCTTCGCTTCGTCGGCCCGCTCGCACTCGGGGTCGTCCTCGTGTCGTTGACGGTCGCCTACCGCGACCCGCTCGAGGTCGTTCTGGGAAGCGTTGGTCTCCTGATCGTGCTCGTCTGGACGTTCGGGTTCATGGGCTGGACGGGAATCACGTTCAACCAACTGTTCGTCGCGATCCCGGTGTTACTGATCGGTCTCTCAATCGATTACGCGATCCACGTCGTCATGCGCCACCGGGAGTATCGCACCGATGGGATAGCTCCCACTCCAAGCAGCACCGACCAGGATTCCGCTCGAGGGGCGATGGCGGCCGCACTCGCCGGCGTCGGCGTTGCACTCATGTGGGTCACGGCGACGACTGCGATCGGGTTTCTCTCGAATGTGGTGAGTCCGATCGCCCCCCTCCGAGCGTTCGGCCTCGTGAGCACGTTCGGAATCGTCGCCGCACTGTTCGTCTTCGGCGGCCTGATTCCGGCGATTACGATCGAACTCAAGACGTTCCTCGAGCGCCGCGGCGTCGATCGGCACAAACCCGCGCTTGGCACCCGGAACGGCGTGCTCCGAGAGATGCTTTCGGTCGGCGCGAGTGCTGCACGGACCGCACCTGTCGTCGTCCTCGTCGTGGCGGTCGCGCTGACCGCCGGGAGTCTGTACGCAGCGGGAACGGTCGACACGAGTTTCGAGCAATCGGATCTCCTCGCCGAGGAGCCCGAGTGGCTCGATCAGGCCCCCACAACACACGCTGAGTATCGGGCGAACGACGGCTTCACAAAGCTCGACGAACGCTTCGAGACCCGAAACTCGCAGGCCCAGATCGTCGTCACCGGGAACGTCACCGACGGGGACACGCTCGAGCGCATCGACGCGGCGCGGACAGCGGCTGCAACGACCGAGTCGGCCGACGCGCCACGAACGGCCGGAACTGCCGATCGCGATCCGCTGACGGTCATGGAATCCGTCGCCGAGGAGGACGAGTCGTTCAACGCGTCGTACCACCTCGCCGATCGGACGGGCGATGGCATCCCGGACCAGAACGTCGCCGGACTGTACGACCAGCTGTTTGAGGTCGACCCAGACGCCGCGAGCGACGTGATCGCCCGAACGGACGACGGCGAGTACGAGTCGGTCCGACTCCTGATCTCGGTTCGTGATGACACACCCGGCGAGCAAACGACGGCGGAGATGCGGGCGGTCGCAGAGACGATCGACGACGGCGAGACGGACCAGCGCTGGAACGCGACCGCAACCGGCCCGCCGATCGTCACGCACGTCGTCGAAGCCACCTTGTTGGACGCGATCTACGAGAGCCTCGCGATCACGCTCGTCGCAGTCGGTGGGTGTCTCGTCGTCGCCTACGCCCTGACCGGCACCGGGGCAACGCTCGGCGTCGTCACACTGATCCCGGTCGTCCTCGCACTCTGCTGGATCGTCGGTACGATGGCGCTGCTCGAGATCCCGTTCAACGTCCTGACTGGCACTGTCGCGAGTCTCACGATCGGGCTCGGCGTCGCGTACAACATCCACGTGAGTTCGCGCTACGTCCTCGAGTGTCGTCGACAAGACACCGTCGACGACGCACTTCGAACGACGATGACGGGAACCGGGGGTGCGCTGTTTGGCAGCGTTGCGACGACGGCACTCGGGTTCAGTACGCTCGCGCTCGCGTTTCTCCCCGCCGTTCGACAGTTCGGCATCATCACGGCGCTGACGATCGTCTACGCCTTCCTCGCGAGCGTCCTCGTGTTACCGACGTTGCTGGTCGGCTGGACGCAGTATTTCCAGTAG